From the genome of Uranotaenia lowii strain MFRU-FL chromosome 1, ASM2978415v1, whole genome shotgun sequence, one region includes:
- the LOC129747049 gene encoding hexamerin-1.1-like — MRSILAVTVVCLLAYASGSYMTKDVKYADKTFLTKQKAILEIFQHVHQPELHTSLWEESKHFDIEHSLDHFTNVEAVKEFLRFYKHGMLPMEEIFCVQNEFHREEVIALFHLFYYAKDWDTFYKTMVWARFHVNEGMFVYALTVAVLHRHDMEGIILPAPYEIYPYYFFNDVVISKAQRYKMQGFYGMKKVNDVYTAYIPSNYTGYYVHSGPEQRVGYFTEDIGLNSYYFYFHADYPFWLGGKEFGLYKDRRGEFYLYQHQQFLARYYLERLSNDLGVIPTFSWHKPIMTGYYPYMRYYNGIPFPVRDNYYSASFEKNYVVDEIEDFEHRIMEAIDHGFITLPDGTYVNITSPSGIEYFGNLIQSNPDSVNTRYYGNFISLAKYFLGGSFKNFNEYKAIPATLERYETAMRDPVFYQLYKRVSEFYYRYLDLLPSYKKAELEFPGVKIETVEMDKLVTYFDKFDADITNAVDVEVFDDSTMKSSEMKKFGKIAHYQGEDFVIYARMPRLNHLPFTFNLNVASDKATKAVVIVFIGPKYDQYGNQYGVNANRENFFELDHFLVDLVPGKNVITRNSQDFSWFVKDRTTYFELYKQVMQAYSGDGKFPLDMSEAHCGFPARLMLPKGKKGGMPFQFFFMVAPYHAPKVERFTGYDYTVSCGVGSGARYIDELPFGYPFDRHIEESAWFTPNMKYYDTMIYHKSETEVNSVGH; from the coding sequence ATGCGATCGATTTTGGCAGTGACCGTAGTCTGTCTGCTTGCTTATGCAAGTGGCAGCTACATGACCAAGGATGTCAAGTACGCCGATAAAACTTTCCTGACCAAGCAGAAGGCCATCCTGGAGATTTTCCAGCATGTTCACCAACCCGAGCTGCACACGTCCCTGTGGGAAGAATCGAAGCACTTCGATATCGAGCATAGCTTGGACCACTTCACCAACGTCGAAGCCGTGAAGGAATTCCTGCGTTTCTACAAGCACGGTATGCTGCCGATGGAAGAGATCTTCTGCGTTCAGAATGAATTCCACCGCGAGGAAGTCATTGCTCTGTTCCATCTGTTCTACTACGCCAAGGACTGGGATACCTTCTACAAGACCATGGTCTGGGCTCGCTTCCACGTTAACGAAGGCATGTTTGTGTACGCTTTGACTGTTGCCGTGCTGCACCGTCACGACATGGAAGGAATCATCCTGCCAGCTCCGTATGAAATCTATCCTTACTACTTCTTCAACGATGTTGTCATCAGCAAGGCTCAACGTTACAAGATGCAAGGCTTCTACGGAATGAAGAAGGTCAACGATGTCTACACTGCCTACATCCCAAGCAACTACACCGGATACTACGTCCACTCTGGCCCTGAACAGCGCGTCGGTTACTTCACCGAGGATATTGGCCTGAACTCCTACTACTTCTACTTCCACGCTGACTATCCCTTCTGGCTGGGAGGCAAGGAATTCGGACTCTACAAGGATCGTCGTGGTGAATTCTACCTATACCAGCACCAACAGTTCCTGGCCCGTTACTACTTGGAACGTCTTTCCAACGATCTCGGAGTGATCCCAACCTTCTCGTGGCACAAGCCCATCATGACCGGATACTACCCATACATGCGCTACTACAACGGAATTCCCTTCCCAGTCCGTGACAACTACTACAGTGCCTCGTTCGAGAAGAACTACGTTGTCGATGAAATCGAAGACTTCGAGCACCGCATCATGGAAGCCATCGATCATGGATTCATCACCCTGCCTGATGGAACCTACGTCAACATCACCAGCCCATCTGGTATCGAGTACTTTGGAAACCTGATCCAGTCCAACCCCGACAGTGTCAACACTCGCTACTACGGTAACTTCATCAGCCTGGCCAAGTACTTCCTGGGAGGATCTTTCAAGAACTTCAACGAATACAAGGCTATCCCAGCCACCCTCGAACGATATGAAACTGCCATGCGTGATCCAGTGTTCTACCAGCTGTACAAGCGCGTCAGCGAGTTCTACTACCGTTACCTTGATCTGCTGCCATCCTACAAGAAGGCCGAGCTCGAATTCCCAGGTGTCAAGATCGAAACCGTTGAAATGGACAAGCTGGTTACCTACTTCGACAAATTCGATGCTGATATCACCAACGCCGTCGATGTTGAGGTCTTCGATGATTCCACCATGAAGAGCTCCGAGATGAAGAAATTCGGCAAGATTGCTCACTACCAGGGAGAAGACTTTGTCATCTATGCTCGCATGCCCCGTCTAAACCATCTGCCTTTCACCTTCAACCTGAACGTTGCTTCTGACAAGGCCACCAAGGCAGTCGTCATCGTCTTCATCGGTCCCAAGTACGACCAGTACGGCAACCAGTACGGAGTCAACGCTAACCGTGAAAACTTCTTTGAGCTTGATCACTTCCTGGTTGATCTGGTCCCAGGCAAGAACGTCATCACCCGCAACTCCCAGGACTTCAGCTGGTTCGTCAAGGACCGCACTACCTACTTCGAACTGTACAAACAGGTCATGCAGGCTTACAGCGGCGATGGCAAGTTCCCATTGGACATGTCCGAGGCTCACTGTGGATTTCCAGCCCGTCTGATGCTCCCCAAGGGCAAGAAGGGTGGTATGCCGTTCCAGTTCTTCTTCATGGTTGCCCCGTACCATGCCCCCAAGGTTGAGCGCTTCACCGGCTACGACTACACCGTGTCCTGCGGAGTCGGCTCCGGAGCCCGTTACATCGATGAGCTGCCATTCGGCTATCCATTCGATCGTCACATCGAGGAGAGCGCTTGGTTCACCCCGAACATGAAATACTACGACACCATGATCTACCACAAGAGCGAAACCGAAGTCAACTCGGTTGGACACTAA